The following are encoded together in the Montipora capricornis isolate CH-2021 chromosome 5, ASM3666992v2, whole genome shotgun sequence genome:
- the LOC138048499 gene encoding uncharacterized protein — protein sequence MNRVRKIQTHPEITCRHVLTQENPADLGSRGRQVTDNPLWWKGPQWLTRKEEWPPDLVTSASDSPETMAEAKATRDLFAMTVAATATDGLYALLDEFCYWKAIRERAREDKRYQEGQLQLSLHPNTDVVVECRGRIQGHYPVYLPDRQQYTKKLVEHAYLSTLRGGVGLTMQKIRERYWVPRLRKLAKRITRTYHGCRRFQVKVYSSPPPGNLPRERTEGKTPFQVIELIMQAS from the exons ATGAACCGAGTAAGGAAGATACAAACCCATCCTGAGATTACTTGTCGCCACGTTCTCACGCAGGAGAATCCAGCCGATCTAGGGAGTCGAGGAAGACAAGTGACCGACAACCCGTTGTGGTGGAAAGGGCCGCAGTGGCTCACAAGGAAAGAGGAGTGGCCACCAGATCTTGTGACGAGCGCTTCGGATTCTCCGGAGACAATGGCGGAAGCCAAAGCAACTCGTGATCTCTTTGCTATGACAGTAGCGGCAACTGCAACTGATGGATTATATGCACTACTTGACGAGTTCTGCTACTGGAAAGCCATCAGG GAAAGAGCCAGAGAAGACAAGCGTTATCAAGAGGGCCAGCTGCAACTTAGTCTTCATCCTAACACAGATGTTGTAGTGGAGTGCCGAGGCAGGATACAGGGCCACTATCCGGTGTACCTACCAGACAGGCAACAATATACAAAGAAGTTGGTGGAACATGCCTACCTTAGCACACTCCGTGGGGGAGTAGGTCTCACCATGCAGAAAATACGAGAGCGCTATTGGGTACCGCGACTGAGGAAACTAGCCAAACGTATCACCAGGACATACCACGGATGTCGAAGGTTTCAAGTCAAGGTCTACTCAAGCCCTCCACCAGGCAACCTCCCGAGAGAGCGAACCGAAGGAAAAACTCCGTTTCAGGTCATTGAGTTGATTATGCAGGCCTCATAA